The Camarhynchus parvulus unplaced genomic scaffold, STF_HiC, whole genome shotgun sequence genome segment cacaaaatcaccaaaaaatcccccaaaaattaaggaaaaatcgcgaaaaaatttgcaaaaaaatcagaaaaaatagtgaaaaaaatcaacaaaaaatttataaaaaatcgccaaaaaaaagcaaaaaaatcagaaaaaatcaccaaaaaatcaacaaaaaatttagaaaaaatcgcaaaaaaatcgcaaaaaaagcacaaaaaaatcagaaaaaaatagcaaaaaaatcccaagaaaattcagaaaaaatcccaaaaaatcaccataaaacccccaaaaaaccccaaaaaatccctaacaaGTACCAagaaatcacccaaaaaatcctaaaaaaatcaccaaaaaatccacaaaaaatctcgaaaaaatctgaaaaaaatcccccaaaaaatcccaattaaccctcaaaaaatccccccaaaaatcccaataaatcaccaaaaaatccctaaaaaatccctgaaaaatccaaaagaaatcaccaaaaaattggatttttttcctcttttattcaccaaaaatcccatttttttgcGCGCCGGCTGCACACAGCGGCCCCGACAGCAACGGAATAGCaacaaaaaatcagcaaaaaatcaacaaaaacttcagaaaaaatagcgaaaaaatcgcaaaaaattcagaaaaaaatcgccaaaaaatcgccaaaaaattcataaaaaatggccaaaaattcagaaaaaattcagaaaatattgcaaaaaaatcactaaaaattcagaaaaaatcgccaaaaaaattgcaaaagaatcagaaaaagtcgccaaaaaatcaccaaaaaattcagaaaaaatcgcaaaaaaatcaccaaaaaattcagaaaaaatcacaaaaaaatcacaaaaaaaatcaccaaaaattcagaaaaaatcgccaaaaaatcGCAAATAATCAACAAAAAATTCAggcaaaatcaccaaaaaatcgccaaaaaattcagaaaaaatcgcgaaaaaaatcgcaaaaaaatcagaaaaaatcgccaaaaaatcaccaaaaaattcataaaaaatggccaaaaattcagaaaaaattcagaaaatattgcaaaaaatcactaaaaattcagaaaaaatcgcaaaaaaaatcgccaaaaatcagaaaaagtcgccaaaaaatcaccaaaaaattcagaaaaaatcgccaaaaaaatcaccaaaaaatcacaaaaaaatcacaaaaaaatcaccaaaaattcagaaaaaatcgccaaaaaatcacaaataatcaacaaaaaattcaggcaaaatcaccaaaaaatcgccaaaaaattcagaaaaaatcgCGTAAAAAATCGcaaaaagatcagaaaaaatcgccaaaaaatcaccaaaaaattcataaaaaatggccaaaaattcagaaaaaattcagaaaatattgaaaaaaaatcacgaaaaattcagaaaaaatcgcaaaaaaaatcgccaaaaatcagaaaaagtcgccaaaaagtcaccaaaaaattgagaaaaaatcgccaaaaaaaatcaccaaaaaatcaccaaaaaatcacaaaaaaatcacaaaaaaatcaccaaaaattcagaaaaaatcgcaaataatcaacaaaaaattcaggcaaaatcaccaaaaaatcgccaaaaaattcagaaaaaatcgcgaaaaaaatcgcaaaaaaatcagaaaaaatcgccaaaaaatcaccaaaaaattcataaaaaatggccaaaaattcagaaaaaattcagaaaatattgcaaaaaaatcactaaaaattcagaaaaaaatcacaaaaaaaatcgccaaaaatcagaaaaagtcgccaaaaaatcgcaaaaaattcaggaaaaatcgcaaaaaaatcaccaaaaaatcaccaaaaaatcacaaaaaaatcactaaaaattcagaaaaaatcgccaaaaaatcGCAAATAATCAACAAAAAATTCAggcaaaatcaccaaaaaatcgccaaaaaattcagaaaaaatcaccaaaaaatcaccaaaaaatttagaaaaaatcgccaaaaaatcacaaaaaacttcagaaaaaatagcgaaaaaatcgcaaaaaaatcaccaaaaaatcaccaaaaaatcaccaaaaaatcacaaaaaaatcaccaaaaatcgccaaaaaatcGCAAATAATCAACAAAAAATTCAggcaaaatcaccaaaaaatcgcaaaaatttcagaaaaaaatcacaaaaaaattcagaaaaaatcgctgaaaaatcgcaaaaaaatcacaaaaaaacaccaaaaaatcaccaaaaaaatcgcgaaaaaaatcaccaaaaaatccagaaaaaaacacaaaaaaaatcgcaaaaatttcagaaaaaatcgccaaaaaagCGCAAATAATCAACAAAAAATTCAggcaaaatcaccaaaaaatcgccaaaaaattcagaaaaaatcgcgaaaaaaatcgcaaaaaattcagaaaaaatcgccaaaaaatcacaaaaaacttcagaaaaaatagcgaaaaaatcgcaaaaaaattcagaaaaaaatcgccaaaaaatcaccaaaaaattcataaaaaatggccaaaaattcagaaaaaattcagaaaaaatcgcaaaaaaaacgcaaaaaaagcacaaaaaaaccagaaaaaatcccaaaaaatcaccaaaaaaccccaaaaaaacccgaACAAATCCCTAACAAgtaccaaaaaatcacccaaaaaatcctaaaaaaatcaccaaaaaatctctaaaaaatctgaaaaaaattccccaaaaaatcccaaaaaaatcccaatgaacCCTctaaaaactccccaaaaaatcccaagaaatcACCAAAGAAAGCACCAAGAAATCGGATTTTTTTGCACTTTATTCAccaaaactcccattttttCGCCTCACTCCCCGtagagctcctgcagctcgCTGACGTTATCGGCCGAGATTTGCCTCCAGCCGCTCTCCCCGACGTGGAACACCCTCACCGTGCCGCCGGAGTAGGCGCGCCGCGCGCCGCCTGGTAGATGGCCCTGCGCGCCAGCTCGCACGCCGCCCGCTCGCTGCCcacgccgccgccgccagcccGCGGTCCAGCACGCCGTACGCGTACGAGGAGCCCGAGCCCACGGCGAAGGCGGCGCCCGCCACGCGCTGCCCCTCGCTGTCCACGTAGTACAGGCCTGgcaaaaaatccaatttcaaACGTGACTACCGGGTTCTGCAGCGCGGCTATCGAGTTTCGGGGGTTAGAATTGTTTTgcatcccagtttgtcccagtttgtcccagtttgccCCAGTACCTGGCCCGCGCTTGTCCCAGCCGCACACCATGgtgcccaggctcagccccaggccCTTGTGCTGGTACACCAGGTTGGCCAGCAGCTTGGGGGCGTGGCTATTCAAATTTGGGGGCGTGGCCACAAGGCAGGCTCCTTCTTGCGCAGCTCCTGCACGCGGCCCTGCTCACTGTGGGGGCGTGGCTACCGAGCTTGGGGGCGTGGTTATTCAAAGTTAGGGGCGTGGCCACAAGGCGGGCTCCTTGCTGCGCAGCTCCTGCACGCGGCACCGCCCACTTTGGGGGCGTGGCTAGTGTGCTTGGGGGCGTGGCTAGCGCGCTTGGGGGCGTGGCTAGTGCGCTTGGGGGCGTGGCTAGTGAGTTTGAGTGACGGAGTGAATTTGGCGCTTGTAAATGGATTTTAAATGCGAatttaaatgggaattttggggataataaatgtgaattttggagctattaaatgcaaatttggagctaaaaaatggaaatttttgggctattaaatgcaaatttggtgctaaaaaatggaaattttagggctaaaaaatgggaattttggggatagTAAATGTGAATTTGGtgctaaaaaatgggaattttggggctaaaaaatgggaattttggggctaaaaaatgggaatttggagCTAAAAAACCGGAATTTTGGGGCcgaaaaatgggaattttggggataataaatgtgaatttggagctaaaaaatgggaattttggggctaaaaaaatgggaattttggggataataAATGTGAATTTGGAGCTAAAAAATGGGATAATAAATGCAAGTTTGGagctaaaaaatgggaattttggggctaaaaaaatgggaattttggggataataAATGCAAGTTTGGTgctaaaaaaatgggaattttggggcttttaaatgcaaatttggagctaaaaaatggaaattttggggctaaaaaatgggaattttggggataataaatatgaatttggagctaaaaaatgggaattttggggctaaaaaaatgggaattttggggcttttaaaTGCAAGTTTGGtgctgaaaaatgggaattttggggctaaaaagtgggaattttggggatagTAAATGCAAATTTGGAgctaaaaaatggaaattttggggctaaaaaatgggaattttggggataataAATATGAATTTGGAGCTAaaaaaatgggagttttggggcttttaaatgcaaattcggagctaaaaaatgtgaattttgggctACAACTACCAAATTTTTtgcctcccagtttgtcccagtgtGCCCCAGTACCTGGCCCGCGCTTGTCCCAGCCGCACACCATGgtgcccaggctcagccccatgCCCTTGTACTGGTACACCAGGTTGGCCAGCAGCTTGGAGGCGGCCGCCACGGAGACGGGCTCCTTGTTGCGCAGCTCCTGCACGCGGCACTGGCGCGCCACCAGGCGCTGCCAGAAGCTGCAGTCGGCGGCGCCGCCCGCCATGGTGCCCAGGATGCGCGGGTTGATGGGCAGCACCTTGAGCACGGACTGCGAGGCGATGTAGGAGCCGGCCGTGGCGCGGGAGTCCACGGCCACCGTCACGCCGAAGGGGCTCTGCGGGAGGAGCGGGAAACGACGGGGGAAACggggaaaagaaatgggaaacacatggtgaaattttggaggataaatgggggaaaattgggggaaaaatgggggaaaaatggggaaaaaaatggaaaaaacatggtgaaattttggaggataaatgggggaaaaatggggaaattttggagaaaaaatgggaaaaaaatggggaaattttggaggataaaaggggaaaaatgggggaaaatggagaagaaaggggaaaataaatgggaaaaagtgggggaattttggaggataaatgggaaaaaatggggggaaaatgggggggaaaatgggaaaaatgggggaaaaagggaaaagaaatggaaaacatggtgaaattttggaggataaatggggaaaataatggggaaattttggagaaaaaatggaaaaaaatggggaaattttggaggataaatggggaaaattgggggaaaaattggggaaaaatggggaaaaaaatggaagaaatggtgaaattttggaggataaatgggaaaaaaatggtgaaattttggaggataaatgggaaaaaaatgtgaaattttggaggataaatgggggaaaaatggggcgattttggagaaaaaatgggaaaaaaaatggggaaattttggaggataaatgggaaaaatggggggaaaatgggggggaaaatgggaaaaatgggggaaatggggaaaagaaatggaaaaacatggtgaaattttggaggataaatgggggaaaaatggggaaattttggagaaaaatgggaaaaaaatggggaaatttgaggataaatggaaaaaaatggggaaaatgggggaaaaatggggaaaagaaatggaaaaaatggggaaattttggaggataaatgggaaaaaaatggtgaaattttggaggataaatggggaaaaaatggggcaattttggagaaaaaatgggaaaaaaatggggaaattttggaggataaatggggaaaaatgggggaaaatggagaaaaaaggggaaaataaatgggaaaaaagtggggaatttttgaggataaatgggaaaaatgggggaaaatgggggggaaaatgggaaaaatgggggaaaaaggggaaaagaaatggaaaacatgGTGAAATTTTGGAcgataaatggggaaaataatggggaaattttggagaaaaaatgggaaaaaaatggggaaatttttgaggataaatgggaaaaaatggggggaaaatggggggaaaatgggaaaaatgggggaaaatggggaaaagaaatggaaaaacatggtgaaattttggaggataaatgggggaaaattgggggaaaaatgggggaaaaatggggaaaaaaatggaaaaaacatggtgaaattttggaggataaatgggggaaaaatggggaaattttggagaaaaatgggaaaaaaatggggaaattttggaggataaatgggaaaaaacgggggaaaatgggggggaaaatggggaaaagaaatgggaaaaagtgggggaattttggaggataaatggggaaaaaatggggaaattttggaggataaatggggaaaaaataggaggagaaaaaatgggaaaaaacggggggaaaatgggggaaaaagggggggaaaatgggaaaaatggaggggggaaatggggaaaagaaatgggaaaaaaatggggaaattttggaggataaatggggaaaaaatggggcaattttggagaaaaaatgggaaaaacgggggaaaatggggggaaaatggggaaaagaaatggaaaaaatggggaaattttggagaataaatgggaaaagacaggggagaaatggaggaaaaaagggaaaagaaatgggaaaaatggggaaattttggaggataagtggggaaaaaatggggcaattttggagaaaaaatgggaaaaaaatggggaaattttggaggataaatggggaaaaatggggaaaatggagaaaaaaggggaaaataaatgggaaaaagtgggggaattttggaggataaatggggaaaaatgggaaattttggaggataaataggaaaaaatgtgaaattttgaggataaatggggaaaaaatggggcgattttttgagaaaaatggaaaagggggaaaatgggggaaaaagggggggaaaatgggaaaatggggaaattttggaggataaataggaaaaaaatgtgaaattttggaggataaatggggaaaaatggggcgattttggagaaaaaatgggaaaaaaatggggaaattttggaggataaatggggaaaaatgggggaaaatggagaaaaaaggggaaaataaatggggaaaaatggggaaattttgagagtaaatggggaaaaatgggggagaaatggggaaatggggaaattttggaggataaatggggaaaaattgggggaaaaatgggggaaaaatgggcaaaaaaatggaaaaaattcagaaattttagaggataaagatgaaaaaaagagaaattttgaggataaatgggaaaaaggtgaaatttttgaggataaatggggaaaaaaatggggctattttgcagaaaaaatgggaaaacggggaaatgggggaaaaaggggggggaaatggggaaaatgggggaaaaatggggaaaagaaatgggaaaaaatggggaaattttggaggataaattgggaaaaaatggggcaattttggagaaaaaatgggaaaaacgggggaaaatgggggggaaaatggggaaaagaaatggaaaaaatggggaaattttggagaataaatgggaaaagacaggggaaaaatggaggaaaaaagggaaaagaaatgggaaaaatggggaaattttggaggataagtggggaaaaaatggggcaattttggagaaaaaatgggaaaaaaatggggaaattttggaggataaatggggaaaaaatgggggaaaaatggggaaaaaaatggaaaaaatggtgaaattttggaggataaatgggaaaaaatgtgaaattttgaggataaaatggggaaaatggggcgaattttggagaaaatggaaaaacggggggaaaatgggggaaaatggggaaaagaaatggaaaaaatggggaaattttggagaataaatgggaaaagacaggggagaaatggaggaaaaaagggaaaagaaatgggaaaaatggggcaattttggaggataaatggggaaaaaatggggcaattttggagaaaaaatgggaaaaaaatggggaaattttggaggataaatggggaaaaatggggaaattttggaggataaatggggaaaaaatgtgaaattttggaggataaatggggaaaaaatggggcgattttggagaaaaaatgggaaaaaaatgtgaaattttggaggataaatggggaaaaatgggggaaaatggagaaa includes the following:
- the PSMB5 gene encoding LOW QUALITY PROTEIN: proteasome subunit beta type-5 (The sequence of the model RefSeq protein was modified relative to this genomic sequence to represent the inferred CDS: inserted 1 base in 1 codon; deleted 2 bases in 1 codon), translating into MAGGAADCSFWQRLVARQCRVQELRNKEPVSVAAASKLLANLVYQYKGMGLSLGTMVCGWDKRGPGLYYVDSEGQRVAGAAFAVGSGSSYAYGVLDRGLAAAAWSERAACELARRAIYQAAXRRAYSGGTVRVFHVGESGWRQISADNVSELQELYGE